A window of the Fuscovulum sp. genome harbors these coding sequences:
- a CDS encoding peptidoglycan-binding domain-containing protein, with translation MLPKIRTATTAAIAAIALAATVAAPVQAGQRERDFLKGVAATVIVGTVINGLNTQRAQAQPRYYQEPRHYQQPRQHQQPQYYTPGPREPAYFAQPVRPSLSTTAAAQAFKSYSPSERRAIQRQLARAGYYNGGIDGVFGPGTYRAVAAYAADRGLQGRIDSASGAYTVYDSLIY, from the coding sequence ATGCTGCCCAAGATCCGCACCGCCACCACCGCCGCCATCGCGGCCATCGCCCTTGCCGCTACGGTCGCCGCGCCTGTTCAGGCAGGCCAGCGCGAACGCGACTTCCTCAAGGGCGTCGCCGCCACCGTCATCGTCGGCACCGTCATCAACGGTCTGAACACCCAGCGCGCCCAGGCCCAGCCGCGCTATTATCAGGAACCGCGCCACTACCAGCAGCCGCGTCAGCATCAGCAGCCGCAATACTATACCCCCGGCCCGCGCGAACCGGCCTACTTCGCCCAGCCCGTGCGGCCCAGCCTTTCCACCACCGCCGCCGCGCAGGCCTTCAAAAGCTATAGCCCGTCGGAACGCCGCGCGATCCAGCGCCAGCTTGCCCGCGCCGGTTACTACAACGGCGGCATCGACGGCGTCTTCGGCCCCGGCACCTATCGCGCCGTCGCCGCCTATGCCGCCGACCGTGGCCTGCAAGGCCGCATCGACAGCGCCTCGGGCGCTTATACCGTCTATGACAGCCTGATCTACTGA
- a CDS encoding trypsin-like serine protease, which produces MRLRGVLIWLALLAQPALAGDGNLRPLETGVIAGRWAAVGRIDLGSKGFCTGTLIAPDVVLTAAHCLYDKATGEPYRPSDLTFLAGWRDGRAEAHREGAMILPHPDYLPGLEDGSEAQMNQTGNDLGLIKLAQPILLPSITPASTGSFPRGGDRVEIVSYAKDRSEAASMQDACSVLGTEGRVAVLDCPVDFGASGAPVFRDTAYGFEVVSVISAKAEMNGKPVAITVPVEGVLADLLAQLDRASRAAAPGARMISGARSGMGAGGARFLRVGESP; this is translated from the coding sequence ATGCGGTTGCGTGGCGTTCTGATTTGGCTGGCCCTTTTGGCACAACCGGCACTTGCCGGGGATGGCAACCTGCGCCCGCTTGAGACCGGCGTGATCGCCGGGCGATGGGCGGCGGTCGGGCGCATCGACCTCGGGTCGAAGGGCTTTTGCACCGGCACCCTGATTGCGCCGGATGTGGTGTTGACGGCGGCGCATTGCCTTTACGACAAGGCGACGGGAGAGCCGTATCGTCCCTCGGACCTGACATTCCTTGCCGGATGGCGCGATGGCCGAGCCGAGGCCCACCGCGAAGGCGCGATGATTCTGCCGCATCCCGACTACCTCCCCGGTCTTGAGGACGGCAGCGAGGCGCAGATGAACCAGACCGGCAACGATCTGGGCCTGATAAAGCTTGCGCAGCCGATCCTGCTGCCGTCGATCACGCCCGCATCGACCGGGTCCTTTCCGCGGGGCGGCGACCGGGTGGAGATCGTGTCCTATGCGAAGGATCGGTCAGAGGCGGCCTCGATGCAGGATGCCTGTTCTGTGTTGGGCACCGAAGGCCGCGTTGCCGTGCTAGATTGCCCGGTGGATTTCGGCGCATCCGGTGCCCCTGTGTTCCGCGACACCGCCTATGGGTTTGAGGTGGTGTCGGTCATTTCCGCCAAGGCGGAGATGAATGGCAAACCCGTTGCCATCACCGTTCCGGTCGAAGGCGTGTTGGCCGACCTTTTGGCCCAGCTTGACCGCGCCTCGCGGGCGGCGGCGCCGGGGGCGCGGATGATTTCGGGCGCGCGCAGCGGCATGGGCGCGGGCGGGGCCAGATTCCTGAGGGTCGGTGAATCGCCCTGA
- a CDS encoding Hsp20 family protein, protein MRNLDFAPLYRATVGFDRIADLMDRVLTTDVAQPTYPPYNIEKTAEDAYRISIAVAGFTPEELGVEVKDGTLVVTARKAPEDEAKTYLHRGIATRAFERRFALADHVRVTGAVHEHGMLHIDLVRETPEALKPRRIEIARTGQVAAPVLEGTANVTN, encoded by the coding sequence ATGCGTAATCTTGATTTTGCGCCGCTGTACCGTGCGACCGTCGGTTTTGACCGGATTGCCGACCTGATGGATCGCGTGCTGACGACCGATGTCGCACAGCCGACCTATCCGCCCTACAACATCGAAAAGACCGCCGAGGATGCCTATCGCATCTCGATCGCCGTGGCCGGGTTCACGCCCGAGGAGCTGGGCGTCGAGGTGAAGGATGGCACGCTGGTGGTGACCGCCCGCAAGGCCCCCGAGGATGAGGCCAAGACCTATCTGCATCGTGGCATCGCGACCCGCGCTTTCGAGCGCCGCTTTGCGCTGGCCGATCATGTGCGCGTGACCGGCGCGGTGCATGAACATGGGATGCTGCACATCGATCTGGTGCGCGAAACGCCCGAGGCGTTGAAGCCCCGCCGGATCGAGATTGCCCGCACGGGGCAGGTGGCAGCGCCGGTGCTGGAAGGCACGGCGAATGTGACGAACTGA
- a CDS encoding trypsin-like peptidase domain-containing protein encodes MRFVALVLSLIAAPALAEEPSMRALQTVQEGKGWQAVGRIELGGRGFCTGALIADDLVLTAAHCLFDKETGARIDEADLQFLAGWRNGRAEAYRNVARALVHPGYAFDVGEDLGNVGVDLALLRLDQPIRLPQVTPFATDWSPMMGEEVGIVSYAMDRSEAPSLQEVCEIMAQRSDLMVLTCAVEFGASGAPVFAMRDGEVRIVSVVSAKAVVEGKPVSLAVPLMEPLAVLQAEMAAGAPRAAPGPKVLSGGGGGAKFVKVAP; translated from the coding sequence ATGCGCTTTGTTGCCCTTGTGCTGTCGTTGATTGCTGCCCCCGCCTTGGCCGAAGAGCCGAGCATGCGCGCCTTGCAGACGGTGCAAGAGGGCAAAGGCTGGCAGGCGGTGGGGCGGATCGAATTGGGCGGGCGGGGGTTCTGCACGGGCGCGCTGATTGCCGATGATCTTGTGCTGACCGCGGCGCATTGCCTGTTCGACAAGGAAACCGGCGCGCGCATCGACGAGGCGGATTTGCAGTTTCTGGCCGGGTGGCGCAACGGGCGGGCCGAGGCTTACCGCAATGTGGCGCGGGCGCTGGTGCATCCGGGCTATGCTTTTGACGTGGGCGAGGATCTGGGGAATGTCGGGGTGGATCTGGCGCTGCTGCGGCTGGACCAGCCGATCCGCCTGCCGCAGGTGACGCCCTTTGCCACCGACTGGTCGCCGATGATGGGCGAAGAGGTGGGGATCGTGTCCTATGCGATGGACCGGTCGGAAGCGCCGTCCTTGCAGGAGGTCTGCGAGATCATGGCGCAGCGCAGCGATCTGATGGTGTTGACCTGCGCGGTGGAATTCGGCGCATCCGGCGCGCCCGTCTTTGCGATGCGCGATGGCGAGGTGCGGATCGTGTCGGTCGTGTCGGCCAAGGCGGTGGTGGAGGGCAAGCCGGTTTCGCTGGCCGTGCCGCTGATGGAGCCGCTGGCGGTGTTGCAGGCGGAGATGGCGGCGGGTGCGCCGCGTGCCGCGCCGGGGCCGAAGGTGCTGTCCGGCGGGGGTGGCGGGGCGAAGTTCGTGAAGGTTGCGCCCTGA
- the glcF gene encoding glycolate oxidase subunit GlcF, giving the protein MQTNFTPEQLAIPALARSNEILRSCVHCGFCTATCPTYQVLGDELDSPRGRIYLIKDMLETGRAADARTVKHIDRCLSCLSCMTTCPSGVHYMHLVDHARAHIEATYKRPITDRALRFVLAKVLPYPMRFRVALLLAKIGKPFARLIPDARVQAMLEMVPKRVPPVSRNDDPQSFAPMGARKMRVALMTGCAQKALNTDINDATIRLLRRLGCEVVVPRGMGCCGALTHHMGREAEAHGFAAANIRAFMAEVEGDGLDAIVINTSGCGTTVKDYGHMFRTEAEAEAAKRVSALACDVSELLARIGLPQGAAKGLRVAYHAACSLQHGQQIKTAPKDLLKRVGFEVVEPADSHLCCGSAGTYNLLQPEISKELKARKVRTLEAKAPDVISAGNIGCMMQIGSGTGVPVVHTVELLDWATGGPKPRALTEA; this is encoded by the coding sequence ATGCAGACGAATTTCACCCCGGAGCAGCTGGCGATCCCGGCGCTGGCGCGATCGAACGAGATCTTGCGGTCTTGCGTGCATTGCGGGTTCTGCACGGCGACCTGCCCCACCTATCAGGTGCTGGGCGATGAGTTGGACAGCCCGCGCGGGCGGATCTACCTGATCAAGGACATGCTGGAGACGGGTCGCGCGGCGGATGCGCGGACGGTGAAGCATATCGACCGCTGCCTTTCCTGCCTGTCCTGCATGACGACCTGCCCATCGGGGGTGCATTACATGCATCTGGTGGACCATGCCCGCGCGCATATCGAGGCGACTTATAAGCGGCCCATCACGGACCGGGCGCTGCGGTTCGTGCTGGCCAAGGTTCTGCCTTATCCGATGCGGTTCCGGGTGGCGCTTTTGTTGGCCAAGATCGGCAAACCCTTTGCGCGTTTGATCCCGGATGCGCGGGTGCAGGCGATGCTGGAGATGGTGCCAAAGCGGGTGCCGCCCGTATCGCGCAACGACGACCCGCAGAGCTTTGCCCCGATGGGTGCGCGCAAGATGCGGGTGGCGCTGATGACGGGCTGCGCGCAGAAGGCACTGAACACCGATATCAACGATGCCACGATCCGGCTGCTGCGGCGGTTGGGATGTGAGGTGGTGGTGCCGCGTGGCATGGGCTGCTGCGGGGCGCTGACGCATCATATGGGGCGCGAGGCGGAGGCGCATGGATTTGCCGCCGCCAATATCCGCGCCTTCATGGCGGAAGTGGAAGGCGACGGGCTGGACGCCATCGTCATCAACACCAGCGGCTGTGGCACGACGGTTAAGGATTACGGCCATATGTTCCGCACCGAAGCCGAGGCCGAGGCGGCAAAGCGGGTCTCGGCGCTGGCCTGTGACGTGTCGGAGCTGTTGGCGCGGATCGGGCTGCCGCAGGGGGCGGCGAAGGGGCTGCGCGTGGCCTATCACGCGGCCTGTTCGTTGCAGCATGGCCAGCAGATCAAGACCGCGCCGAAAGACCTGCTGAAGCGGGTGGGGTTCGAGGTGGTAGAACCTGCCGACAGCCATCTGTGCTGCGGGTCGGCGGGGACGTATAACCTGCTGCAACCCGAGATTTCCAAAGAGTTGAAGGCGCGCAAGGTGCGGACGCTGGAGGCGAAGGCGCCGGATGTGATCTCGGCCGGGAATATCGGCTGCATGATGCAGATCGGATCGGGGACCGGGGTGCCGGTGGTGCATACGGTGGAATTGCTGGACTGGGCGACAGGCGGGCCGAAGCCGCGTGCCTTGACCGAGGCGTGA